The Megalobrama amblycephala isolate DHTTF-2021 linkage group LG13, ASM1881202v1, whole genome shotgun sequence genome contains a region encoding:
- the ptpn6 gene encoding tyrosine-protein phosphatase non-receptor type 6 isoform X2 has product MVRWFHRDLSGIDAETVLKTRGVHGSFLARPSKKNVGDFSLSVRVGEMVTHIRIQNTGDYYDLYGGEKFATLAELVEYYTGDHGTLQDKDGTVIELKYPLNCSDPTTERWYHGHLSGPNAEKLIRERDEPGTFLVRESLSKPGDFVLSALTDEMTSSGRRVSHIKIMCNKNDRYTVGGKEIFDSLTDLVEHFKRTGIEELSGTMVYLKQPYYSTRLNAADIESRVKQLDQTSERENMDGADKKIKAGFWEEFDALQKLETKVTKSRDEGMRPENKSKNRYKNILPFDDTRVILQNADPNVVGSDYINANYVVNKLMDINHQKVYIACQGCLATTVGDFWQMVWQEESRVIVMTTREVEKGRNKCVPYWPTLEGESKEVGRYVVTLLAEKDATDYKIRVMELTAPHRNEPARTIWHYQYLSWPDHGVPQEPGGVLSFLEQVNIKQNELSSSAPMIIHCSAGIGRTGTIVVIDMLIDSIDAKGLDCDIDIQKCIQMVREQRSGMVQTEAQYKFIYLAVLQYIDSTKVTRKAVMETETEYGNLSINPKHQKASRKASAKKKMKMFMRISEQRERKMSKSRNRRKRRVDLSGNDKKIT; this is encoded by the exons ATGGTTCG GTGGTTCCACAGAGATCTGTCTGGAATAGACGCAGAGACCGTTTTGAAGACCCGAGGCGTCCATGGCAGCTTCCTGGCCCGACCCAGCAAGAAGAATGTGGGCGATTTCTCCCTGTCTGTTAG AGTGGGGGAAATGGTCACACACATTAGGATTCAGAACACAGGTGATTATTATGACCTGTACGGCGGGGAGAAGTTTGCGACATTAGCCGAGTTGGTGGAGTACTACACTGGAGATCACGGAACTCTACAGGATAAAGATGGGACCGTTATTGAGCTCAAATACCCATTAAACTGTTCCGATCCCACCACTGAGAG GTGGTACCATGGCCACCTGTCGGGTCCAAATGCTGAGAAGCTGATCCGTGAGCGCGATGAGCCCGGGACGTTCCTGGTGAGGGAGTCGCTCTCTAAACCAGGAGACTTTGTTCTGTCTGCGCTCACCGATGAAATGACCAGTTCTGGTAGGAGGGTCTCCCATATCAAGATCATGTGCAACAAA AATGACCGCTATACAGTTGGTGGTAAAGAGATTTTTGACAGTTTGACAGACCTTGTGGAGCATTTCAAACGCACTGGTATTGAGGAGTTGTCTGGGACAATGGTTTATCTCAAACAG CCTTATTACTCCACAAGGTTGAACGCAGCTGATATTGAGAGCAGAGTAAAGCAGCTCGACCAAACCTCAGAAAGGGAGAACATGGATGGGGCCGATAAAAAGATAAAAGCTGGGTTCTGGGAAGAGTTTGAT GCGCTGCAGAAGTTGGAAACCAAGGTAACAAAGAGCAGAGATGAAGGAATGAGACcagaaaacaaaagcaaaaacagaTACAAGAACATCCTTCCCT TTGATGACACTAGGGTTATCCTGCAGAACGCTGATCCCAATGTTGTCGGCTCTGATTACATCAATGCTAACTATGTTGTA AACAAATTAATGGATATTAATCACCAGAAAGTTTACATTGCTTGTCAAGGCTGCCTCGCAACAACTGTAGGCGATTTTTGGCAAATGGTCTGGCAAGAAGAGTCACGAGTAATAGTCATGACAACAAGGGAGGTTGAGAAAGGACGG AATAAGTGTGTGCCATACTGGCCCACTCTTGAGGGAGAGTCAAAGGAAGTAGGCAGATATGTAGTGACGTTACTGGCTGAGAAGGATGCCACTGACTACAAGATCAGGGTGATGGAGCTCACGGCTCCGCATCGG AATGAGCCAGCTCGGACCATTTGGCACTACCAGTATTTGAGCTGGCCCGATCACGGCGTTCCGCAAGAGCCTGGTGGAGTGCTTAGCTTTCTGGAGCAGGTCAACATCAAACAGAACGAACTGTCCTCATCTGCACCTATGATCATCCACTGCAG TGCTGGTATTGGACGAACAGGAACCATTGTGGTGATCGACATGCTTATAGACTCGATTGATGCTAAAG GTTTGGACTGTGACATCGACATCCAGAAGTGTATTCAGATGGTTCGAGAACAGCGGTCTGGCATGGTGCAAACCGAAGCCCAGTACAAGTTCATCTACTTGGCTGTGCTACAGTATATAGACTCGACTAAGGTCACACGAAAGGCTGTCATG GAAACTGAAACTGAATATGGAAACCTTTCAATTAATCCTAAACACCAGAAGGCCAGTCGCAAAGCCTCTGCAAA AA aaaaaatgaAGATGTTTATGAGAATCTCGGAGCAAAGGGAAAGAAAGATGTCAAAAAGCAGAAATCGGAGGAAAAGAAGAGTGGATCTGTCAGGAAAcgataaaaaaataacatga
- the ptpn6 gene encoding tyrosine-protein phosphatase non-receptor type 6 isoform X1 — protein MLNRWFHRDLSGIDAETVLKTRGVHGSFLARPSKKNVGDFSLSVRVGEMVTHIRIQNTGDYYDLYGGEKFATLAELVEYYTGDHGTLQDKDGTVIELKYPLNCSDPTTERWYHGHLSGPNAEKLIRERDEPGTFLVRESLSKPGDFVLSALTDEMTSSGRRVSHIKIMCNKNDRYTVGGKEIFDSLTDLVEHFKRTGIEELSGTMVYLKQPYYSTRLNAADIESRVKQLDQTSERENMDGADKKIKAGFWEEFDALQKLETKVTKSRDEGMRPENKSKNRYKNILPFDDTRVILQNADPNVVGSDYINANYVVNKLMDINHQKVYIACQGCLATTVGDFWQMVWQEESRVIVMTTREVEKGRNKCVPYWPTLEGESKEVGRYVVTLLAEKDATDYKIRVMELTAPHRNEPARTIWHYQYLSWPDHGVPQEPGGVLSFLEQVNIKQNELSSSAPMIIHCSAGIGRTGTIVVIDMLIDSIDAKGLDCDIDIQKCIQMVREQRSGMVQTEAQYKFIYLAVLQYIDSTKVTRKAVMETETEYGNLSINPKHQKASRKASAKKKMKMFMRISEQRERKMSKSRNRRKRRVDLSGNDKKIT, from the exons ATGTTAAACAGGTGGTTCCACAGAGATCTGTCTGGAATAGACGCAGAGACCGTTTTGAAGACCCGAGGCGTCCATGGCAGCTTCCTGGCCCGACCCAGCAAGAAGAATGTGGGCGATTTCTCCCTGTCTGTTAG AGTGGGGGAAATGGTCACACACATTAGGATTCAGAACACAGGTGATTATTATGACCTGTACGGCGGGGAGAAGTTTGCGACATTAGCCGAGTTGGTGGAGTACTACACTGGAGATCACGGAACTCTACAGGATAAAGATGGGACCGTTATTGAGCTCAAATACCCATTAAACTGTTCCGATCCCACCACTGAGAG GTGGTACCATGGCCACCTGTCGGGTCCAAATGCTGAGAAGCTGATCCGTGAGCGCGATGAGCCCGGGACGTTCCTGGTGAGGGAGTCGCTCTCTAAACCAGGAGACTTTGTTCTGTCTGCGCTCACCGATGAAATGACCAGTTCTGGTAGGAGGGTCTCCCATATCAAGATCATGTGCAACAAA AATGACCGCTATACAGTTGGTGGTAAAGAGATTTTTGACAGTTTGACAGACCTTGTGGAGCATTTCAAACGCACTGGTATTGAGGAGTTGTCTGGGACAATGGTTTATCTCAAACAG CCTTATTACTCCACAAGGTTGAACGCAGCTGATATTGAGAGCAGAGTAAAGCAGCTCGACCAAACCTCAGAAAGGGAGAACATGGATGGGGCCGATAAAAAGATAAAAGCTGGGTTCTGGGAAGAGTTTGAT GCGCTGCAGAAGTTGGAAACCAAGGTAACAAAGAGCAGAGATGAAGGAATGAGACcagaaaacaaaagcaaaaacagaTACAAGAACATCCTTCCCT TTGATGACACTAGGGTTATCCTGCAGAACGCTGATCCCAATGTTGTCGGCTCTGATTACATCAATGCTAACTATGTTGTA AACAAATTAATGGATATTAATCACCAGAAAGTTTACATTGCTTGTCAAGGCTGCCTCGCAACAACTGTAGGCGATTTTTGGCAAATGGTCTGGCAAGAAGAGTCACGAGTAATAGTCATGACAACAAGGGAGGTTGAGAAAGGACGG AATAAGTGTGTGCCATACTGGCCCACTCTTGAGGGAGAGTCAAAGGAAGTAGGCAGATATGTAGTGACGTTACTGGCTGAGAAGGATGCCACTGACTACAAGATCAGGGTGATGGAGCTCACGGCTCCGCATCGG AATGAGCCAGCTCGGACCATTTGGCACTACCAGTATTTGAGCTGGCCCGATCACGGCGTTCCGCAAGAGCCTGGTGGAGTGCTTAGCTTTCTGGAGCAGGTCAACATCAAACAGAACGAACTGTCCTCATCTGCACCTATGATCATCCACTGCAG TGCTGGTATTGGACGAACAGGAACCATTGTGGTGATCGACATGCTTATAGACTCGATTGATGCTAAAG GTTTGGACTGTGACATCGACATCCAGAAGTGTATTCAGATGGTTCGAGAACAGCGGTCTGGCATGGTGCAAACCGAAGCCCAGTACAAGTTCATCTACTTGGCTGTGCTACAGTATATAGACTCGACTAAGGTCACACGAAAGGCTGTCATG GAAACTGAAACTGAATATGGAAACCTTTCAATTAATCCTAAACACCAGAAGGCCAGTCGCAAAGCCTCTGCAAA AA aaaaaatgaAGATGTTTATGAGAATCTCGGAGCAAAGGGAAAGAAAGATGTCAAAAAGCAGAAATCGGAGGAAAAGAAGAGTGGATCTGTCAGGAAAcgataaaaaaataacatga
- the ptpn6 gene encoding tyrosine-protein phosphatase non-receptor type 6 isoform X3, producing the protein MLNRWFHRDLSGIDAETVLKTRGVHGSFLARPSKKNVGDFSLSVRVGEMVTHIRIQNTGDYYDLYGGEKFATLAELVEYYTGDHGTLQDKDGTVIELKYPLNCSDPTTERWYHGHLSGPNAEKLIRERDEPGTFLVRESLSKPGDFVLSALTDEMTSSGRRVSHIKIMCNKNDRYTVGGKEIFDSLTDLVEHFKRTGIEELSGTMVYLKQPYYSTRLNAADIESRVKQLDQTSERENMDGADKKIKAGFWEEFDALQKLETKVTKSRDEGMRPENKSKNRYKNILPFDDTRVILQNADPNVVGSDYINANYVVNKLMDINHQKVYIACQGCLATTVGDFWQMVWQEESRVIVMTTREVEKGRNKCVPYWPTLEGESKEVGRYVVTLLAEKDATDYKIRVMELTAPHRNEPARTIWHYQYLSWPDHGVPQEPGGVLSFLEQVNIKQNELSSSAPMIIHCSAGIGRTGTIVVIDMLIDSIDAKGLDCDIDIQKCIQMVREQRSGMVQTEAQYKFIYLAVLQYIDSTKVTRKAVMETETEYGNLSINPKHQKASRKASAKKNEDVYENLGAKGKKDVKKQKSEEKKSGSVRKR; encoded by the exons ATGTTAAACAGGTGGTTCCACAGAGATCTGTCTGGAATAGACGCAGAGACCGTTTTGAAGACCCGAGGCGTCCATGGCAGCTTCCTGGCCCGACCCAGCAAGAAGAATGTGGGCGATTTCTCCCTGTCTGTTAG AGTGGGGGAAATGGTCACACACATTAGGATTCAGAACACAGGTGATTATTATGACCTGTACGGCGGGGAGAAGTTTGCGACATTAGCCGAGTTGGTGGAGTACTACACTGGAGATCACGGAACTCTACAGGATAAAGATGGGACCGTTATTGAGCTCAAATACCCATTAAACTGTTCCGATCCCACCACTGAGAG GTGGTACCATGGCCACCTGTCGGGTCCAAATGCTGAGAAGCTGATCCGTGAGCGCGATGAGCCCGGGACGTTCCTGGTGAGGGAGTCGCTCTCTAAACCAGGAGACTTTGTTCTGTCTGCGCTCACCGATGAAATGACCAGTTCTGGTAGGAGGGTCTCCCATATCAAGATCATGTGCAACAAA AATGACCGCTATACAGTTGGTGGTAAAGAGATTTTTGACAGTTTGACAGACCTTGTGGAGCATTTCAAACGCACTGGTATTGAGGAGTTGTCTGGGACAATGGTTTATCTCAAACAG CCTTATTACTCCACAAGGTTGAACGCAGCTGATATTGAGAGCAGAGTAAAGCAGCTCGACCAAACCTCAGAAAGGGAGAACATGGATGGGGCCGATAAAAAGATAAAAGCTGGGTTCTGGGAAGAGTTTGAT GCGCTGCAGAAGTTGGAAACCAAGGTAACAAAGAGCAGAGATGAAGGAATGAGACcagaaaacaaaagcaaaaacagaTACAAGAACATCCTTCCCT TTGATGACACTAGGGTTATCCTGCAGAACGCTGATCCCAATGTTGTCGGCTCTGATTACATCAATGCTAACTATGTTGTA AACAAATTAATGGATATTAATCACCAGAAAGTTTACATTGCTTGTCAAGGCTGCCTCGCAACAACTGTAGGCGATTTTTGGCAAATGGTCTGGCAAGAAGAGTCACGAGTAATAGTCATGACAACAAGGGAGGTTGAGAAAGGACGG AATAAGTGTGTGCCATACTGGCCCACTCTTGAGGGAGAGTCAAAGGAAGTAGGCAGATATGTAGTGACGTTACTGGCTGAGAAGGATGCCACTGACTACAAGATCAGGGTGATGGAGCTCACGGCTCCGCATCGG AATGAGCCAGCTCGGACCATTTGGCACTACCAGTATTTGAGCTGGCCCGATCACGGCGTTCCGCAAGAGCCTGGTGGAGTGCTTAGCTTTCTGGAGCAGGTCAACATCAAACAGAACGAACTGTCCTCATCTGCACCTATGATCATCCACTGCAG TGCTGGTATTGGACGAACAGGAACCATTGTGGTGATCGACATGCTTATAGACTCGATTGATGCTAAAG GTTTGGACTGTGACATCGACATCCAGAAGTGTATTCAGATGGTTCGAGAACAGCGGTCTGGCATGGTGCAAACCGAAGCCCAGTACAAGTTCATCTACTTGGCTGTGCTACAGTATATAGACTCGACTAAGGTCACACGAAAGGCTGTCATG GAAACTGAAACTGAATATGGAAACCTTTCAATTAATCCTAAACACCAGAAGGCCAGTCGCAAAGCCTCTGCAAA aaaaaatgaAGATGTTTATGAGAATCTCGGAGCAAAGGGAAAGAAAGATGTCAAAAAGCAGAAATCGGAGGAAAAGAAGAGTGGATCTGTCAGGAAAcgataa